Genomic segment of Rhodococcus rhodochrous:
GGTGCGCTGCAGGGCGCCGGACGCAACCAGCCGTACGCGGCGAGCAAGGCCGCGGTGCTCGCGCTCGCGAACGGCTGTGCCGTCGAGTTCGCGCGTCACCGGATCCGGGTCAACAGCGTGCTGCCGGGCTGGATCGCCACCGACATGACCGGTCCGCTGCAGGAATCCGACGTCTTCAACTCGAACGTCATCGGTCGCGTGCCGCTCGGCCGGTGGGGCACCCCGGAGGATTTCGAAGGCATCGCCGTCTATCTCGCGAGCGATGCGTCGTCCTTCCAGACCGGCAGCACGACGCTCATCGACGGTGGCTACAGCATGTTCTGACCGGTCCTAGGATGGTCCGGTGAACCAGCACCCCGCGATTCGTGACCGTGTGATCAGAGTGAGCGCCGTCGTTCTCCGCAACGCCGCCGGTGAGGTGCTCACCGTGCGGAAGCGGAACACGTCGCGGTTCATGCTGCCCGGAGGCAAGCCGGATCCGGGGGAGACCCCGGCCGAGACTGCCGTGCGCGAGTGCGCCGAGGAACTGGGTGCCGAACTGGATCTGTCGTCGCTGCGTCTCGTCGGGGTCTTCGACGCCGAGGCCGCCAACGAGCCCGGCTACCGGCTCGAAGGAACCGTCTACGAACACCCGCTCGTGGAGGTCGCCGGTGCCGCCGCGGAGATCGCGGAGACGCGCTGGCTCGACCCGGCGGCCCTACCGCTGCCCGACGATCTCGCGCCGCTGCTCGAGCACCACGTCCTTCCCGCTCTCGCGTCGGCCTCCCGATAATCCTGTTTCCACAGAGGTATTGCGCAGTTCTCACCCATGGGGAAATGTGGTGAGGGCAGTCACATCGCACATCACGGAAGGTCTCCCATGGCGCTCACCGCTCTGCTCGAACTCGAATTCAAGGCCGACTCCCTCGACGACGCGAAGAAGGTCATGACCCGCGTGCTCGACGAGACGCGACAGTTCGACGGATGCGACGGCATCGAGATCCTCGTGGATCAGAAGAACGAGGCCCGCTGGGTGGTCGTGGAGAAGTGGCGCTCGGCCGAGCACGACGCCGCCTACCGCAAGTTCCGCGCCGGCGAGGGCGCCATCACCGACCTCGGACCCCTCCTTGCGGGAGCGCCGAAGCTCGAGCACTTCACCACCCTCTGAGTCCCCACCGGAGCGCGGGCGGAGTCGGTCGTCACCCGGCGGAACGCGGGCGGTAGGGTGACCCCCGGGGCGGACGTGTGCCGTTTGCCTCGAAGTGACATCGACTGTGGAGGTAACCGGGCATGTTGGAACTCTTCGGCGTCA
This window contains:
- a CDS encoding putative quinol monooxygenase → MALTALLELEFKADSLDDAKKVMTRVLDETRQFDGCDGIEILVDQKNEARWVVVEKWRSAEHDAAYRKFRAGEGAITDLGPLLAGAPKLEHFTTL
- a CDS encoding NUDIX hydrolase is translated as MIRVSAVVLRNAAGEVLTVRKRNTSRFMLPGGKPDPGETPAETAVRECAEELGAELDLSSLRLVGVFDAEAANEPGYRLEGTVYEHPLVEVAGAAAEIAETRWLDPAALPLPDDLAPLLEHHVLPALASASR